A stretch of the Gemmatirosa kalamazoonensis genome encodes the following:
- a CDS encoding DUF1003 domain-containing protein, with translation MPAVDVSAAMRRASDWSAMSAADRADLATALRHARVARNAHEEYLASRTVGERLADRIASFGGSWTFILLFFAFLLAWALLNTVLLTRRQAFDPYPYIFLNLMLSMLAALQAPVIMMSQHRQTDRDRVEAQTDYEVNLKAELEIRALHDKLDALREAQWTALVALQHEQIELLRGIVAQRGAAVPNAGD, from the coding sequence GTGCCCGCCGTCGATGTCTCGGCGGCGATGCGGCGGGCGTCCGACTGGTCCGCGATGTCCGCCGCCGACCGCGCCGACCTCGCCACGGCGCTGCGACACGCCCGCGTCGCCCGCAACGCGCACGAGGAGTACCTCGCCTCGCGCACCGTCGGCGAGCGCCTGGCCGACCGCATCGCGTCGTTCGGCGGCTCGTGGACGTTCATCCTCCTCTTCTTCGCCTTCCTCCTCGCCTGGGCGCTGCTCAACACGGTGCTGCTGACGCGCCGGCAGGCGTTCGATCCGTACCCGTACATCTTCCTCAACCTCATGCTCTCCATGCTGGCCGCGCTCCAGGCGCCGGTCATCATGATGAGCCAGCATCGGCAGACGGATCGGGACCGCGTGGAGGCGCAGACCGACTACGAGGTGAACCTCAAGGCGGAGCTCGAGATCCGCGCGCTGCACGACAAGCTGGACGCGCTCCGCGAGGCGCAGTGGACCGCGCTCGTGGCGCTCCAGCACGAGCAGATCGAGCTGCTCCGCGGGATCGTGGCGCAGCGTGGCGCGGCGGTGCCTAACGCGGGAGACTAA